The nucleotide window ACAAAGTTTAACTAATGATCAAAAAGAAATATTAGCAAATGCTGGTAATAATATTGATGCAATGTTTGCAGAAAGTGCCTTTTTAGACACTTTTGATGAAAATAAGATTTTATACAAAAAAGTAACCAATAATAACGAAAATTACTTTGAATATTCTACCAATGAAAATGATGAACTGTTTTCTGTAACCTTTACAAACGTTGGCAGTAATAATGGAAACTATATTCTAGATAGCACAATTGCTATTGGCAATATTTACGTTTATGTTGGTGTAAATCAAGGTGATTACAATCCAGTTATTAGATTAATTGCACCTTCAAAATCGCAAATGTTTGTTGTAAAATCTGCTTTAAATGCTAGTAAAAAAACCACTTTAAATGCAGAAGTTGCATTAAGTAATAATGATCAAAATTTATTTTCCAATTTAGGTGATGATGAAAATATTGGCTTGGCTGCTAAAGTAAATTGGCAACAAGTTTTAATAGATAAAAAATGGAAATTGATTAGTAATATTAGTCATGAATATGCTGAACAAAACTTTAATACAGTACAAAGATATGAACCAGTAGAATTTAATAGAGATTGGAATATTTTAACCAATGATGCTACAAAAAACTACTTTAAATCAGAAATTAATCTTACAAATTTAAAGAACGATTTCATTTCCTACAGCTTTAATAATTTAACCTATAACAATGGTTTCAAGGGCTCTAAACACAGACTTAAATCTCAAATAAAATCCAAAAAAACTACATTTTTTGTAGATGGTAGTTATTTATCGAACTCATCACCTATTGAAGACAATTTCTTTTTAAGAGCAAGAGCTAAAGCAGAACATTCACTTAAAAAATCTTGGTTAGGATCTTTTATTAATATAGAAACAAATTCGAGAAAAGAAACAAATACCAATCAGTTTAGAAATACCAGTCATAGATTTAAAGAATATGAAGCTTATTATGGAATAGGAGATTCCACCAAAATCTTTGCTAAAATTGGAGTTAATTACAGAAATAATGACAGTATTAAATCAAACGCATTTGCAGAAATCAACAACAGAAAAACGTTTTACATCAATAGTAAACTCATCAAAAATAAAAACAGCAATTTAAGTGTTTACGCCAATTACAGACTTACAGAAAATAATTTTACTGATGATGAAAAAACCTTGAATTCCAGAATTGTTTTTAATCAAAAACTATTTAAAAACTTTGTAAATATTAGTACCATTTACGAAACCTCTTCTGGAAATGTGGCAAGGCAAGATTATATTTATGTGCAAACAGAACCTGGTTTAGGTTTCTATACTTGGATTGATTACAATAATGATGGTATAAAAGATTTTAACGAATTCGAAATTGCTCAATTTCAAGATCAAGCAAACTATTTAAGATTACCAAAACCCAATTTACGTTTTATAGCTACTCAACGTGCTCAATGGAAACAAAATTTAACCCTTAATTTTAGCAGTTGGCGCTCAAAATCTGGATTTAAAAAAGTGCTTTCTAAATTTTATAACCAAAGTTTTTTAACTGTAGAAAATGAGCAAGAAAGAATAGGTAATAGCTTTCAATTAAATCCTTTTGATTTTGATGAAAACTCATTAGTTGGTTTAAACCTAAATTTTAGAAACAGCTTATATTTTAATAAAGATCTGCAACAAAATAGCCTCACATTTACTTACGGAAGTTCTAAATTAAAACAGCAGTTTTTTATTGGGAGTCAAGAAAATAATATTAGAATTCACCAACTAGATTATGCTCATAAATTTTCTACATTTTGGTTAATAGAAATGCTGAATAAAGTAAGTAAAAACATCTTAGATACAGAGAATTTTAACGATAGAAACTATGCTATAGACGCCTATGAAATAGCACCAAAACTAAGTTTTCTCTATAATAGAAATCATAGATTTTCTGCTTTTTACCATTATAAAAACAAAGAAAATCAAATTCAGAATTTAGAAACATTGGCACAACAAAAATTTGGAATTGAATATTTTTTAATAGATAAAAAACAAAATCAAATTTCTGCAAATGTAAATGTGTTTCTAAACGATTTTTCTGGTAACACAAACTCACCAGTTGCTTATCAAATGTTAGAAGGTTTACAAGCAGGTAAAAACTATACTTGGAATTTACTTTTTAATAAAAAACTAAATACTTTCTTAAACTTAAATCTGAGTTATTTTGGTAGAAAAAGTGAGAACTCTAGAGCAATACATACAGGTAGTGTTCAGTTAAGAGCCATTTTTTAACTTTTTTATATTTATATTTTAATACTTTAGCCTTCTTAAAAATCTAATCAATCAATTATGAAAAAAGTATTACTCTTGGTGTTTCTATTTGCAACAGCAATCTCATTTGCTCAAGATAAAGAAAAAGAATACCCACAAGATAAAGACAAAAAACATGAGGTTAAGGTAAATGTATTAACGCTAGTTGCTGGTCCTTGGATAGATGCCTCTTATGAAAGATTAATTAATGAAGAATCTTCTTATGGATTATCTGCAACCTATAATACTAATACAGATGAAAGCGATTTAAATTACGCAATAACCCCTTACTATAGGCGTTATTTTTCTGGAAAATTTGCTAGAGGTTTCTTTGTAGAGGGTTTTGGAGCCTTATTTTCAGCAAGAAATTATTATGGTTTTTCAAGTAATAATGAAGAGTTTGAAACTGGCTTTGCTTTAGGTGTTTCTGTAGGTGGAAAATTTGTTTCTAAAAAAGGATTTACTACAGAATTACTTTTGGGTGTTGGTAGAAACTTAGTTAGAGATAGTAATTATGAAGGTTTCCCAAGAATAGGTATTTCAGTAGGATATCGTTTCTAAAAACTAAAATTATAAACTAAAAAAATCCTCATCAATTCCAATTGATGAGGATTTTTTTTATGCTATTTAATTCTTAAGCTTCCATCTTTTTTAGCCAAGTTTTTACATCAACCTCAGCTTTAATGATATCTCTTAAATCAGAAATTTTAACACGTTTCTGATCCATAGTATCTCTATGTCTAATAGTTACAGAATTATCTTCTAAAGAATCATGATCTACAGTAATACAGAAAGGTGTACCTGCTGCATCTTGTCTTCTATAACGTTTACCAACTGCATCTTTTTCATCGTAAAATACGTTAAAGTCCCACTTTAAATCTTCTATAATTTTCTTAGCAACTTCTGGTAAACCATCTTTTTTAACTAAAGGAAAAACTGCTGCTTTAAAAGGTGCTAAAACTGCCGGTAATTTTAAAACCGTTCTTGTTGTACCATTTTCTAATTCTTCTTCTTGTAATGAATTAGAGAAAACTGCTAAAAACATTCTGTCTAAACCAATAGAAGTTTCTACAACATAAGGCACATAACTTTTGTTTTCTTCATGATCAAAGTACTGTAACTTTTTACCAGAAAATTCTTCATGCGCTTTTAAATCGAAGTCTGTTCTTGAGTGTATACCTTCTAATTCTTTAAATCCGAAAGGAAAATTAAATTCAATGTCTGCAGCAGCATCTGCATAGTGAGCTAATTTATCATGATCATGAAAACGATAATTTTCAGACCCCATACCTAATGATAAATGCCATTTTAAACGTGTTTCTTTCCAAGTAGTATACCATTCTTTTTGAGTACCTGGCTTTACAAAAAATTGCATTTCCATTTGCTCAAATTCACGCATTCTAAAAATAAATTGTCTTGCAACAATTTCATTTCTAAAGGCTTTACCTGTTTGTGCAATTCCGAAAGGAATTTTCATACGTCCAGTTTTTTGAACGTTTAAAAAGTTTACAAAAATTCCTTGTGCTGTTTCTGGTCTTAAATATACTTGTGTAGCGTTTTCTGCTGATGCCCCAATTTGAGTACCAAACATTAAGTTAAACTGCTTTACCTCTGTCCAATTTTTAGAACCAGAAGCTGGACAACCAATACCTAAATCTACAATTAATTGTTTAAAACCAGCTAAATCATTTTCTTCTTGAACTCTTGCTAGCTCTGCAGAAATTTCATCTATCTGTTTTTGACGACGAATTACATTTTGGTTAGTTGCTCTAAACTCTTCTTCATTAAAAGCATCTCCAAAACGTTTTTGAGCTTTTTCTATATCTTTCTGGATCTTCTGATTTATTTTTTCTCTAAAATCTTCAACTAAAACATCTGCTCTGTATCTTTTTTTAGAATCTTTATTATCAATTAAAGGATCGTTAAAGGCATCTACATGACCAGAAGCTTTCCAAGTAGTTGGGTGCATTAAGATTGCAGCATCAATACCTACAATATTATCGTGCATTTGCACCATTGCTTTCCACCAATAATCTCTAATATTTTTCTTTAGCTCAACTCCATTTTGAGCATAATCGTAAACCGCACTTAAACCATCATAAATTTCAGAAGACTGAAATACATA belongs to Polaribacter dokdonensis and includes:
- a CDS encoding glycine--tRNA ligase translates to MAKQEDQFKKVLSHAKEYGYVFQSSEIYDGLSAVYDYAQNGVELKKNIRDYWWKAMVQMHDNIVGIDAAILMHPTTWKASGHVDAFNDPLIDNKDSKKRYRADVLVEDFREKINQKIQKDIEKAQKRFGDAFNEEEFRATNQNVIRRQKQIDEISAELARVQEENDLAGFKQLIVDLGIGCPASGSKNWTEVKQFNLMFGTQIGASAENATQVYLRPETAQGIFVNFLNVQKTGRMKIPFGIAQTGKAFRNEIVARQFIFRMREFEQMEMQFFVKPGTQKEWYTTWKETRLKWHLSLGMGSENYRFHDHDKLAHYADAAADIEFNFPFGFKELEGIHSRTDFDLKAHEEFSGKKLQYFDHEENKSYVPYVVETSIGLDRMFLAVFSNSLQEEELENGTTRTVLKLPAVLAPFKAAVFPLVKKDGLPEVAKKIIEDLKWDFNVFYDEKDAVGKRYRRQDAAGTPFCITVDHDSLEDNSVTIRHRDTMDQKRVKISDLRDIIKAEVDVKTWLKKMEA
- a CDS encoding DUF3575 domain-containing protein, whose product is MKKVLLLVFLFATAISFAQDKEKEYPQDKDKKHEVKVNVLTLVAGPWIDASYERLINEESSYGLSATYNTNTDESDLNYAITPYYRRYFSGKFARGFFVEGFGALFSARNYYGFSSNNEEFETGFALGVSVGGKFVSKKGFTTELLLGVGRNLVRDSNYEGFPRIGISVGYRF